The genomic interval ACGCGAAATTAATACCGCACAGAATAAAGAAGAAAGGATACCGATACATAAAGTAGTTGCAAAACCCTGAACCGGGCCGCTACCGAATGCGTAAAGGATAACACCTAAAATTAATACCGTAACGTTGGAGTCAATGATAGAAGGCATTGCATGTTTGAAACCTTCTTTGATGGCTACAGCAGTTGATTTACCATGTGCTAATTCCTCTCTTACACGTTCGAAGATCAGGATGTTCGCATCTACCGATAAACCGATAACCAGGATAATACCAGCAATACCAGGTAAAGTCAATACCGCCCCCAGTGAAACCAGGATACCCATGATGAACAATAAGTTGATCACTAAGGCAAGGTTAGCTACCCAACCTGCTTTGTTGTAATACAACGCCATGAATACCAGGATCACGATGAATGCCAGTACGAATGAGAGTAAACCATTGTGGATCGCTGCTTCTCCTAAAGATGGACCAACTACAAACTCTCCAACAATACGTGCCGGAGCTGGTAATTTACCGGCTTTTAAGATGTTTGCTAAATCCTGTGTTTCATTCACTGTAAAGTTACCAGTGATGGAAGAGATACCATTAGGAATTTCATTCTGAACAGTAGGTGCAGAGTAAACTGCATTATCCAGAACGATTGCAATAGATTTTTTATTGTTTGCATCAGCGGAAGCTTCTGCAGTGATTTTTTTCCATTTCTGTGCACCTTCACCAGTCATGTACATGGTCACTTCAGGTTTACCTTTCTGATCGTAATCATGACGGGCATCACTGATCGCTTCTCCACCTAAATCAGGTTTTCCATCCGGAGATACAGATTTGATTGCATAAAGTTCAAAAACTTTAGTACCATCCATTGGTCTTACACTCCACATGAATTTGAAACTCTGAGGAATGATAGAAACAACTTCTGGTCTTCTGAAGTAAGAGTTTACTTTAGCCGTATCTTTTTGTGCAACCCATCCAACAGTTGGACCAGGACGTAAAGCAGGTTGTCCTTTTTCATTCTGGTAAGTAGGGATGTTTAATAAAGCGAATAATGGGTTGGATTTAGAAAGTTCTTTTGTCTTTACGTCAGCAGAATCTTTTCCGGTAGTGCTTTTCTTAGCTAAGTTAGCCAGTGCACTTTTTCCTTTTGCAGCAGTGTCTTTTACTGTCGTTACTGCAGCAGTATCTTTTAAAGTAGAGGCAAGGGTTTTGTTGATGTTCTCCATGATCGAGTAAACCTCTTCATTTTGATACACCTGCCAGAATTGTAATTCTGCAGAACCTTGTAATAATTTATGAACCCTTTCTTTATCCTGAACACCTGGCATCTCAATCAGGATACGGTTAGTACCTTCTTGTTTCTGCATGTTAGGACTTACCACACCAAATCCGTCAATACGGCTTCTGATAATGATAAATGAACGGTCAATTGCGCTGGAAGCTTCTTTCGATAAGTAGTTCTTAACGTCAGCATTGCTGGCATTCGCTTTTAACTGCTGTGCATTATCCTGGTTAGAGAAATAATCTGCAAGTTTTACGTTCGGGCTGATTTTTTCAAATTCATTGACAAACAAACTGATGAAATCTTTACCACCAGCATTCAGCTGAGTCTGGGCAGTAGCAAGTGCTTTGTTAAAATTAGCATCATCGGTATGATTTGCTAATGATTTTACCAATTCACCTAACGATATCTCCATCGTTACGTTCATACCACCTTTAAGGTCAAGACCTAAATTGATTTCTTTCCCTTTACAGAACTGATAGTCAAACCCGAATATTGGATAAACCGGGACGGTTGACATGGAGTCCAAATAAGCTTTTTCCTTAGTCGGATCGCCTTTAGCATACGCTTTAGCGTCTTTTTCTACCTTCGACGTAACGAAATTGAACGAGAGGGAATACACGCAGACAATACCTAATAGTATTGCCATAAATTTAATGAAACCTTTACCTTGCATTTTTGTTTGTAATTATTTGTCTATGCTGTATATTTTTTTCAACAAGTCGGCAAATCTAATTAATTTTTTAATTAATAGTCAGCCTTATATAATATTTATTGAGGTTTGGGAACTATTTTCGAACAAGAGTTGAAATTGTATAACCAATGTTGTTTTTTTCGTCCGGCCCGTAGCTGTTGCTGCTTTCCTCTTTCCAGCTATCCGGGTCTATGGCCGGAAAAAATGTATCTGCATCAAAATGGCCTTTAACAACCGTCAGATAAATTTTATCGGTGATATCCATTGCCATTTTATAGATCTGTGCGCCGCCTACAATAAACACTTCTTCGTCAGGGTCGCAAAGCGCAATGGCTGCTTCCAGTGTATGAACCACTTCTGCCCCTGGTATTTCCAGACCGGTTTCGCGGGTAATGACAATGTTGCGGCGATTTGGAAGCGGTTTACCTACAGAATCGAATGTTTTGCGGCCCATGATCACCGTATGGCCGCTGGTGGTAGTCTTAAAGTGTTTCAGATCTCCTGGCAGGTGCCATAACAGTTGATTATTCTTTCCTATTCCATTATTTTCAGCAATGGCAACAATGATAGAGACGATCATACGGCAACAGCTCCTTTAATGTGCGGATGTGGTTCGTAGTTTTTCAGGTTAAAGTCTTCAAATTTGAAACTGAAAATGTCTTTGACTTCCGGATTGATTTCCATGACAGGTAAAGTTTTGGTATCCCTGCTTAATTGCAGTTTTGCCTGTTCCATATGATTATTATATAAGTGTGCATCGCCCAAAGTGTGGATGAACTCACCATATTCAAGATTACATACCTGGGCAACCATCATCGTGAGCAGGGCATAAGAAGCAATATTAAAGGGTACACCTAAAAATATATCTGCACTGCGCTGATAAAGCTGACAGCTTAATTTGCCATCGGCCACATAAAATTGAAAGAGTGCATGACATGGAGGAAGAGCCATCTGGTCAATATCGGCTACATTCCATGCGGAAACAATAATCCTTCTTGAATCCGGATTCGTTTTGAGGGTATGGATGATATTGCTGATCTGATCGATCAGCCTGCCGTCTGGTGTTGGCCATGACCGCCACTGTGAGCCATAAACAGGGCCTAAATTCCCATTTTCATCTGCCCATTCATCCCATATTCTGACGTTATTGTCTTTGAGATATTTGATGTTGGTATCACCTTTTAAAAACCAGATCAGCTCGTGGATGATTGATTTAAGGTGTAATTTTTTTGTGGTCACCATAGGAAAACCTTCCTGAAGGTTAAAACGCATCTGATAGCCAAATGTACTGATGGTCCCTGTTCCCGTCCGGTCGTGTTTCTGTGCCCCATGGTCCAGCACGTATTGCATTAAGTCCAGATATTGTTTCATGTTGGAGGATAATTTCGCTTAAAATACAAAACTAAAACAAATAATGTAAAAAATAGGCGAATATAATAGGGCAGAATATTCCTTCCTTTTGTAAGTTTGCGATCCATACCTTTAAAAACACGCCAATGCTCGCATTTGCAAATGCCAAAATAAATCTCGGCTTAAATGTTATTGAAAAAAGAGCTGACGGATATCATAATCTGGAAACAGTTTTTTATCCGGTAAGGCTATATGATGTAGTAGAAATCACTGATGCTGCGAAGGTTTCCTGCCAGATCAGAGGGATTGATATTCCTGGTGAAATGACTGATAATATCTGTTTGAAAGCGTTTAACCTGATTCAGAAAGATTTTGATATCCCTGCCCAGCAACTCACTTTATTAAAGCATATTCCAGTGGGTGCTGGTCTGGGCGGAGGGTCAGCTGATGCTGCATTTCTGATTAAGTTGTTGAATACTAAGTTTAAATTAGGTCTGACCATAACGGCAATGGAGGAT from Pedobacter sp. WC2423 carries:
- a CDS encoding thymidylate synthase, whose amino-acid sequence is MKQYLDLMQYVLDHGAQKHDRTGTGTISTFGYQMRFNLQEGFPMVTTKKLHLKSIIHELIWFLKGDTNIKYLKDNNVRIWDEWADENGNLGPVYGSQWRSWPTPDGRLIDQISNIIHTLKTNPDSRRIIVSAWNVADIDQMALPPCHALFQFYVADGKLSCQLYQRSADIFLGVPFNIASYALLTMMVAQVCNLEYGEFIHTLGDAHLYNNHMEQAKLQLSRDTKTLPVMEINPEVKDIFSFKFEDFNLKNYEPHPHIKGAVAV
- the secDF gene encoding protein translocase subunit SecDF: MQGKGFIKFMAILLGIVCVYSLSFNFVTSKVEKDAKAYAKGDPTKEKAYLDSMSTVPVYPIFGFDYQFCKGKEINLGLDLKGGMNVTMEISLGELVKSLANHTDDANFNKALATAQTQLNAGGKDFISLFVNEFEKISPNVKLADYFSNQDNAQQLKANASNADVKNYLSKEASSAIDRSFIIIRSRIDGFGVVSPNMQKQEGTNRILIEMPGVQDKERVHKLLQGSAELQFWQVYQNEEVYSIMENINKTLASTLKDTAAVTTVKDTAAKGKSALANLAKKSTTGKDSADVKTKELSKSNPLFALLNIPTYQNEKGQPALRPGPTVGWVAQKDTAKVNSYFRRPEVVSIIPQSFKFMWSVRPMDGTKVFELYAIKSVSPDGKPDLGGEAISDARHDYDQKGKPEVTMYMTGEGAQKWKKITAEASADANNKKSIAIVLDNAVYSAPTVQNEIPNGISSITGNFTVNETQDLANILKAGKLPAPARIVGEFVVGPSLGEAAIHNGLLSFVLAFIVILVFMALYYNKAGWVANLALVINLLFIMGILVSLGAVLTLPGIAGIILVIGLSVDANILIFERVREELAHGKSTAVAIKEGFKHAMPSIIDSNVTVLILGVILYAFGSGPVQGFATTLCIGILSSLFCAVLISRLVFEGLLNKNANITFGNKATIHAFKNIAFNFVGRRKIYYTISSIIIILGIIFYFKNGGLRLGIDFKGGRTYIVHFDKGMNTEDVKAKLAPSFQNEEIQVKTAGADNELKITTTYHIADQNAGADKIVEDALKAGLATTGAKYTIESNQKVGPIIASDLVSSAYTAILFSCVLMFVYIIVRFKKVNYGLGAVIALFHDVLLVLSFYTILDGVLPFSLEIGQDFIAAILTVMSYTMTETVVVFDRIREKLAETGKDDLYGEERNTLINFALNSTLSRTILTSLTVFFVLLVVFIFGGESIRGFIFALLIGRVIGTYSSLCISTPIVIDLGKKHA
- a CDS encoding dihydrofolate reductase, producing the protein MIVSIIVAIAENNGIGKNNQLLWHLPGDLKHFKTTTSGHTVIMGRKTFDSVGKPLPNRRNIVITRETGLEIPGAEVVHTLEAAIALCDPDEEVFIVGGAQIYKMAMDITDKIYLTVVKGHFDADTFFPAIDPDSWKEESSNSYGPDEKNNIGYTISTLVRK